One Dermacentor andersoni chromosome 6, qqDerAnde1_hic_scaffold, whole genome shotgun sequence genomic window carries:
- the LOC129382293 gene encoding major facilitator superfamily domain-containing protein 6-like: MALTAVVFKPVCGFIIDRTRNVTAVILVLQVLCTLSYGVAFFCPSAISDGSTYKGNLSCSLEVFDVTGTSGSQQCSSSGSDSIYCVLSSEKDVWEGVSARLTTDNNIVLANASEPCQTLLKYNLLSNDSLAVPGEMKCSCDAALYNNPNFWIYTVSAILGFALAAALTSVGDAAVSNVLGSDIEVFGRQRLFGSLSCGMTSPLVGYLVDAASRESSVTDYRPGFYVFAGAMLLDMILILAVPRMRVAEVSVNFFKDIGVLLSSPEILLFTLFTFLAGSMMGFLSAFETWFLEDLGTPTYLIGLNKAVLCIGAEPVLFFLSTYILKKIGYFYSYSVAFLLFACKALGYSFLRNVWGSLAVNIVGGAIFPMVYAAMAVFAKKKARPGTAASMVCILGANYEGLGSAAGSLIGGLSIDKIGASQTFRYLGFSSVAAAFLSSVCYLLLHCKATQEYGNYTHWLCESMYTSPN, translated from the exons ATGGCACTCACAGCCGTCGTTTTCAAGCCCGTGTGCGGTTTCATCATCGACCGAACTCGAAACGTCACTGCCGTCATCCTCGTCTTGCAAGTTCTCTGCACCCTATCTTACGGTGTCGCTTTCTTCTGCCCCAGCGCCATATCTGATGGCTCAACATACAAGGGCAATCTGAGTTGCTCATTGGAAGTGTTCGATGTCACCGGTACTTCGGGGTCGCAACAGTGTTCTTCCAGTGGAAGCGATTCCATATATTGTGTATTGTCTTCGGAGAAAGACGTATGGGAAGGGGTCAGCGCTCGCCTGACTACCGACAACAACATAGTACTGGCCAACGCGTCCGAACCCTGTCAGACCCTTCTCAAGTACAACCTCCTATCCAACGACTCCCTCGCCGTTCCGGGCGAGATGAAGTGTTCTTGCGATGCTGCATTGTACAATAACCCAAACTTCTGGATCTACACCGTGTCCGCTATTCTCGGCTTCGCGTTGGCCGCAGCGCTGACCAGCGTTGGTGACGCCGCCGTAAGCAACGTACTGGGCTCGGACATCGAAGTATTTGGCCGACAACGACTTTTCGGCAGTCTTAGCTGTGGCATGACGTCGCCGCTGGTGGGGTACCTAGTGGACGCAGCCAGCAGGGAAAGCTCAGTCACCGATTATAGGCCGGGCTTCTATGTATTCGCCGGTGCCATGCTTCTGGATATGATCCTTATCCTCGCCGTGCCTAGGATGCGCGTCGCCGAAGTCTCCGTCAACTTCTTCAAGGACATCGGGGTGCTCTTGTCAAGCCCTGAGATCCTGCTCTTCACGTTGTTCACATTCCTTGCGGGATCCATGATGGGGTTTCTCTCCGCTTTCGAGACGTGGTTCCTGGAGGACTTGGGAACACCCACGTACCTCATAGGCCTAAATAAAGCAGTCCTGTGCATCGGCGCGGAGCCCGTGCTGTTCTTTCTGTCGACGTACATACTGAAGAAGATTGGATACTTCTACTCCTACTCAGTCGCGTTCTTGCTGTTCGCCTGCAAGGCCCTTGGCTATTCGTTCCTGCGGAACGTCTGGGGCTCGCTTGCCGTGAACATCGTTGGGGGAGCCATTTTCCCCATGGTGTACGCCGCGATGGCTGTGTTCGCCAAGAAGAAGGCCAGACCCGGAACAGCCGCGTCCATGGTCTGCATCCTCGGAGCCAACTACGAAGGTCTCG GTTCGGCAGCAGGCAGCTTGATAGGCGGCCTCAGCATCGATAAGATCGGAGCGAGCCAGACTTTCCGCTACCTTGGCTTCTCATCAGTGGCTGCCGCGTTCCTCAGTTCGGTGTGCTACTTGCTCCTGCACTGCAAAGCCACTCAAGAATATGGTAATTACACGCATTGGTTGTGCGAATCTATGTACACTTCTCCTAACTGA